The genomic region CCAAGTAGATACCCACAAACTCCAGCCCGAAGTGCGCTGCCCTTCCTACCGAGCCGTAGTACGTCCAGGCGGTGCAGTACACGGCCATGCTCAGGGCATACACGTAGGGGTTGCTCACCAAGCTCCGTCGCGCCGCCGAGCGTCGCTCCGCTGCGTAGGCTACCCCAAACAGCAACGCCAGGTAGCCAAAGGAAAAGCCGATGAGCAGGAGTTTAGACAAGGTGAAATTGTAAAGTGGTGAAATGGTGAATGCAAAGCGTCTGTCATCCTGAGCTTGCGAAGGACCTTCTCACGGCTAAACGACAGAAGTATCAACGACTTGTTGTACTGTGAGAAAGTCCTTCGCAAGCTCAGGATGACAGATATTCTTTTTCCATTAACTACTTCACTTTCGAACTAGCCAGCCCGTGAGCAGCACGATGCTGAGCCAGAGCAGCAGCAGGTACAGGTAGAGCACCGGAATGCCTCCTACCCTACCCTCACGGTCGAAAACGGCCAGCAGGGGAAAGTTGAGGAGCACGGCAAACAGGCCACTGACAAACAGCAGCCGCTGTCCCCGCCGCTGCTCGGCGGCTTCGGATGAGTCGGGCATGGATGGGAATGGGTTAGCTAATGAACCTCCAAGGTAGGAACACAACGTATTGTATTTCGGCGGCGGCGTCACTGTTTTCAGTTGCTGAGGTTGTGTAGACTACCGCAGGTCGTTCAACGAGAAGATGCTGCGCAGTGCGTCCCTACCCCACTGGCCGCGCAAAAAAGTCCGCCGACCCAACGACCCGACGGACTTTTTGTTTCAGACTCAATTCACTCAGCCACTTACTCGTCCATCAGGCGCACATTGCGCACATCCTTCATGTAGATCATGCCCACAAAAAAACAAATCAGGGCTATAGCTATCGGGTAGATGAGCCCCAGCAGGCTGCTGTGCTCCTTGGCAAACGTGCCCTCGGGCTGGGCAGCAGCCCACACGCCAATGGAGGTAGCCACCAGCGGCACAAAGCCCCCGAAGATACCATTGCCAATGTGGTAAGGCACTGACAGGGAAGTATAGCGCACTTTGGTCGGGAACAGCTCCACGAGGTAGGCAGCAATGGGTCCGTACACCATCGTCACGAACACAACCAGGCAGAAAATCAAAGCCGTCATGGCGGGAACGTTGGGCGTCAGGGCTTTCATGACGGCGGGCACAGCTTTGCCAGCGGCATCCACGGTAGCAGGCGTAATCTCGGTGAGCGGCCCGGCAAACGCCTTGATGCCGTAGAACAGCGGCGCCGTGAATAAGGCCCCGCAAATCATACCCGTCATGATAATGCGCTTGCGGCCGATGCGGTCTGAGAGCGAGCCGAAATACACAAACAGCGGCGTAGCCAGCAGCATAGACACCACCATGATAATGCTCGAGTCAACGATGTCGAGCTTGAGGGTCGAGTTCATGAAGGTGAACACCTGAAACTGGCTGGTGTAGAAGATGACGCCCTGGCCCATGGTCACGCCAAACAGGGCAATAAGTACCAGGCGGCGGTTTACGGGGTTCACAAAAGAGTCGCGCAGAGGGCTTTTGCTGGTGGTGCCGGTGGCCTTGGCCTTGGCAAACAGCGGCGACTCGTGCAGCTTGCGACGGATGTAGTACGAGGCAATTACCAGGAAGCCCGACAGCAGAAACGGAATGCGCCAGCCCCACTCTTTAAAGGCATCTTCGCCCACAATCTTACGGGTAATCAAGAGCACCGAGATACTCAGAATCAGGCCACCGGTGGCCGTAATCTGGATGAAGCTGGTGTAGTAGCCGCGCTGCTTATCAGGCGCATACTCGGCCACGTAGGTAGTGGCGCCGCCATACTCGCCGCCCAGCGCCAGCCCTTGCAACAAGCGCAGAATAACCACCACTACCGGCGCCGCAATGCCAATGGTATCGTAGCTGGGAATGAGGCCGGTAACGAAAGTAGCCCCGCCCATAATCAGCAGCGTGACCAGGAAGGTGTACTTGCGCCCGATCATGTCGCCGAGGCGCCCGAAGAACATGGCCCCAAACGGCCGCACCACAAAGCCGGCCCCAAACACGGCCAGGGCACCCAGCAGCGTATCCTCAATCTTGCCCGCGTGCCCAAATAGCACTGGTCCGATAATGGCCGCCAACGAGCCAAAAATGTAGAAATCGTACCACTCAATCACCGTTCCGACCGAAGAAGCGGTAATTACCTGCCAAATGGTCTTCGTTGAAACGGTATTGTTGTCGTGGGCAATGGGGGCATCGGCGACGGCGCCGTACCCAGGATTTACGCTGTGTTCCATTGAAAAAGGGGAATTTTAGTGGAAGAAAAAAGCGATGAACGCCCTGGCAAACAAGCCGCAGCTATTCTGTTTCGCACTGGATTGCAAGCACATACACTTGTCCTTCAGCGCTGATAAGCAATTATCGGGTAGGCGACGGTGCCGCTATAAATCAGAGGTAGGAAGCAGACTTTATAGAGCTACCTGGGTCTGAAGCGTAATCTCCGGGCGATACTTTACATCGTTCACGTTGGTGAAGTCGGGCCGGGCGCGGTAATTGAGCGTGAACTTGGCGTTGTGCCCGTCGATGTAGAAGTTGGCTCCCGCATCGAAGATGTTGACATTTTTCTGCTCGCCGTTGCTTCTGCGCAGTCCTTCGTAGCCGGCCAACAGGTGCGCGGCGTAGGGTTGCAACCGCAGCTTGGGACCCAGCAGGTTTTTGGGTAGTAGATAGCCTGCCTGCACGTAGCCTACGTTGCCGGTACCGGAGTGCGGCACGGCATTTCCACGGCGCGCATCGGTACCCCACCCCGGATTGGCGGCCCCAATAAACCGTACGTGATTGGGGCCCATGTTGTAGTTGTAGTATACCCCATACACGGTGAGGGCGGTACCAGCGTCTTTATTGATGGGCGTATCAAAAAACACATCGGCCGAGAACAGCGCAATATCGTGCTTGGTGGTGGCAATGGTGGTGGGGGTAGCAATCTGCGCGGCGGTAGCCACGTTGTCGGTACCTCTCGATACCATACCGTTGTGGTTGTAGAAAAAGCCCGCTCCAATGTTAAAGACGCGCTTCGCCCCGAGGTAAGTGCCGACATTGAAGGGTAGCAGGTTGGCCTCCTGGTCCAGAAACTCCCAGCTAAAATATCCCTGGTAGATGTGATGGGTACCCTGCGGGTTGTATTGGGCCGTGTTCGTACCCGTGTTGATAGCTGCCGTACCCGTACCCGAGGTTACGCCCAGCCCCAACGGTGTGCTGAGTGCGCCCGTCTGGTTGGTAAGCATCGACTCGTTTACCGACAGCACGTAGTCGAGCTTGCCGATACGCCCTTTGCCATACACCCCAATGCCGCGCACAAACTGGTCGATGGCTTCGATGGTGGGCCAGTTCGTGAGGGGGGCATCCAGCGTGAGAAAGTTAATGGTGCTGGAGCGCGTCATGCGGGAGAGGCCGTTTTGGTAGTGCATGCCAGCTCCCAGGTTCAGGTACTTGTTGACCTTATACTCCACCACGGCTTCGTGCACGAAAAGCTGCGGCTTCTTGCCGTCGGTAGTAGGTGCCAGCCCTCCACTCACAGCCGTCTGGTTGTTGATACCGATATGCGTGTATACCAGAAAGCGCGGATTCAACTGCGAAAGCACAATCAGGCGGGACCGACGAATGGCAAAGTCCAGCTGGTCGGCTTGCGGCTTGTTGGGCGCGCGCAGCGTACCCGTGTTGTTCTCCGTGTAGCGCGTCCAGATCTGATGCCAGGTGATAAACCGCAGATACTTGGTACCATCCGGTGAGAGGTTCACCTTCATACCCTGCCCATACGGTACCGTTTCGGTGGGAATGGTAGCTGGGGCGGCCACCACTGGGGTCGGTTCGGCCGGGGGCGGAACTGGCCGGTCGGGTGGGGGCGGGACGGTAACTTGGGCGGTGGCTCCGGTGGCAGCCACCAAAGCAGTTAGGGCCAGTGCGTAGCGAACGTTTCGCATAGAGAAAGAGGAGGGTGGGAGGTAGACACGCAGGGTGAAGAGCAGACACCAAAAGGCTTGGCGAAGTCTTCCGCTGTTTGGTCTAACCAAGTAGAAAAATCCTTCTACCGAATCCACACAGGTGCTATCGTTCTGCTAACCCTATAGCTTCACCCCTGCTTAAACCGCTCCCACCGAATCATCATATACTTATCACCCAGTTCTGTGACTACCAGGCCCGCGCCCTGTACGTTGGCCGGATTCTGAAAGAAGTCCGCCAATTCTTTCTGATTTAGAATTTTATAGGTAGGATGATAGTCTGTCTGGCGAGGCGCTTTCACGCCGTATTTCTTCACCCAGTTCATCACGCTCACGTGGCTGACACCCAGCAGACGCTCGATTTCGCGGTAGCTCACCCCCTCTATATAGAGTTGCAAGGCCTTGATGACGTAGTAAGAGTTTATCTCCTTCCCTACCTTGGCCACAGTATAGTGGTAGCCACACTGCTTGCATTTAAACCGCTGTCTACCATCGATAACCCCACTTTTAGTGGCCTCGGGAGAATTGCACTTGGGGCAGACTAGGGCTGACATACTACTGGGTGGGTTGGTAAGCTATAACTATTTAGTAAAGATATATCATTTGAGCAAGTATTAGCTAACAGCTTGCTACAAACACCCTGTCTGTGAAGAGAATATACGGGGCGCGGCGGCTGGGTTGCCGCCTGATCTTCCGCTATTACCCTCTCTGCCTAGTCTTGCTTCCCGGATTTCGATAAACGCTACCCCCGTAAAATTCACCCTTTAGAGTATGACCGGCGTACAAGGAGAAGTTTTCATTAACCCATTCCGCCCATGTCTTCCTCTGATACCACTTCCGACTTGTCGCAGCTCATCCGCTATTCCCTTACCATTGATAACCTAAGCGACGAGCAGTCGGTGGGCCGCGCCCGTGCTGCCCTAACGGGTCTGACGCTCATCGTAGACCAGATTGAGGCGGGCACGCCGGGGCGGGCGGAGGTAGCCACCATGCACGCTGAGACGCCGGGCACGGATGATATTCGGCTGGCGCTTCGCGCGGAAGGCTTCGAGTTGCTGGATATATCCCGGCAAGTAGGGTAGCCACGCTTTACCCAGCGGCCAGCGGCAGTCGAGGCTTGCCGGAAATATGGAGCGTAGAATGCTCCTTGTATAACCACCATACCTACGCAGGGGCTGGTCGGCGGCGCTGACGCTGGTTTGCCTGCTGCTGTTTAGCTACTTCAAGAGTCGGCTGACTGGTCAGCCAACCGCGTGGGGCATTCTCAAAATGGCAGGTACCGGAGCGCTGGCGGCAGCAGCGGCCTTTGGGGTGGCTCGACAGTTCAGCTAAAAGTATTGGTTATTTTCTACGTATACTTACGTACAGTGGAGCTTGCTAGCGTCTGCGTCAGTGGAAAGCTTCATACCTTGCCGGCTCAACGGGTTGCGTCTTGCTAGTAAAGCAACTCAGCAATACCCCTCATCGTTGTAAGCTCATGCATTTAAATCACATTGTGTACATCAGCCGGGCTGTGCGGCCGCTCACTGACCAGGATTTGCACGAACTTCTGGAGCAATGCCGCCGTGACAACAATAAGAACCATATCACCGGTATTCTCTTTTACAGCCACGGCAACATTGCTCAATTGTTTGAGGGTGAACCAGAAGCAACTGAGGCACTGTTCAGCCGCATCAAGCGCGATGGGCGCCACTCGCACGTGCAAAAGCTGGTAGATAAACCCATCGATGTGCGGAGCTTTCCGGACTGGCACATGGCCTTTCACCCGTTGGAAAGCGCAGGATTCTCGCAGTTGCAAGGCTTTTTGCTACCCGACCGCGTACCGGCCCCACCCGATACCCTCACCATTGCCGATGCTATGCTTATAGAGCTGGTGCGCCTGGCTGTTTTTGGCCCGCCTAACACGCCAGCTTTCCCGGCTATGCCGCGCCCTACCTCCGCCTAGCTGAACCTTTATAGTCCTAATCTGCTTATCTGACGTACTTACTCTACTTTTCGCCACTCCTACCCTGCTCTTTTTATGCGTGAACAACACCTTCACGCCCTGCTGCACCATTTACCCGCCGGCGTTGCAACCTTAGAGGGTTCCGACCTGCGGTATGGGTATCTGAATAAGGCGATGCAGGAATTGCTGGGTAAGAGTGTGGCGGAAGGCCAGTGCGTGACCGACCATCCCGGCGTACTCCCTCCCGATCTGGTGGACGTACTGCACCAGGTCTATCGTACGGGGACAGCGTACGTTGCCAAGGCCTGCTCCTTGCCTCTACCCGCCCACAATGGTCAGGAAGCCGTATCGCGCTGCTACGATCTGGTACTAGAGCCCGTGTACGATGATGAGCAGGAGATTACGGGGTTGGTACTGTTCGCCGTGGATGTGACCACCCAGGAAGAAGCCCGGCAACGCGCGCACACCCTGGCCATGGAAACCCGCCGCCTTGATGCCCGCCTGCGTGTACTGACGGAAACCGTGCCCCAGATTACGTTTTCTCTGGATGCGGCGGGCATCTACGAGTACGTAAGTCCGCAGTGGTACTACTTCACTGGTCAGCCACCCACTGCTGATTTGAACGCCATTTGGCCGCTGCTGATCCACCCCGATGACCGGCTGCGGGTGCTCTACCAGGGCGACACAGCCCGCAAGACAGGTACTGGCTGGAGCTATGAGTATCGCTTGCGCCGCCACGATGGGCAATACCGCTGGATGCTGAGCCGCGCGTTGCCTGAGCTACACGCCCCCGACCGGCCCGTGTTCTGGCACGGCGCCCTTACCGAAGTACACGACCAGCGCGAGCTATCTGATGCCCTGCGCCGGGGTGAGGCCGAGTTGCGCTTCCTCGCCGATAGTATTCCGGAGCTGATTTGGACAGCCACCGCCGAGGGCTTCATCGACTATTACAATCATTATACGGGTGAGTATTCGGGCCTGACCAAGGAGGAGTTGGGGCCTACCGGGTGGGTGAATTTGCTGGAGCCGCGCAAGCAGGCCGAGGCAGCCCGACAGTGGGTGCAAAGCGTGGCTACCGGTGAGCCATTCGAGGGCTTATTCAGAATGCGTCGCCACGATGGACAGTACCGCTGGCACATTATCCGGGCGCGGCAACTGACCGACGAGCGAGGCCCGCGCTGGTTTGGCGCCTGCACCGATGTAGACGACCAGCACCGCCTGCGCGAGGTACTCCAAGTGCAATACGATGAGCTGGCCCGCACCAACCGCGACTTGGACACGTTCGTCTACACGGCTTCGCACGATCTGAAACAGCCGCTCTTCAACCTGCGCGGCTTGTTTGAGGAGCTGCGCCGTAGCGCTACGTTCAACGACCCGGAGGAGGAGCAGCTCATCTCGATGGTGGATGACTCCTTGCATCAGCTCGACAGTACGTTACAAGAGCTGGCGGCCACAGTACAAGACCAGCGCGGCCTCTCGGCCCCGGCCGAACAGTTAGACCTACGTCACATCACGGAGGATGTGCTGCTGGGCCTGCGCGCTCAGATTCAGGCTTCTGGGGCTACCGTGCATGTAGAGGTAGCCGAGGCCCCTACCTTGCTCTACGGCCGGGCCAACCTGCGCTCGGTGCTGCACAATCTGCTCAGCAATGCCCTCAAGTTTGCGCACCCCGAGCGGCTGCCAGTCATCACACTGCGCAGCTATTTATCGGCGGCTGACCATCCTGTACTAATGGTGCAGGACAATGGCCTTGGCATGCGCGTTCCGAAAGCCTCTTCCACTGCTTTCCAACCTTTCACCCGGCAGCATCCACAGGTAGGGGGCTCGGGCGTAGGGCTCTATCTGGTGCAGCGCATTCTCACTTCCCGCGGCGGACGCCTGGAAGTTGCCAGCACCATCGGCGAGGGTACTACCTTCACGCTGCATTGGTTTGAGGCCTAGCGGCCCGTACGCCGCTTGTCGCGGTCTTCAGTGCTACCCTACCCCTACCCCCAGCGGGTGACGACTGGCTGCTAATTGCGCACGGCAATCAAAAGTCCTAGCTCTTTGTAGCGCATATTGAAGCGCTTGGCAATGGTGGCATTGGTGAGGGAGCCCCGGTAGATATACACCCCCGAGCGGAAATGCTCGTTGCTGAACAGCACTTCGTTGATGCCGCCGTTCTGGCTGATTTCCTGCATAATGGGTGTGAAGATGTTGCTCAGCGCATTGGTGGCCGTGCGTGGCACCCGCGAGGCAATATTGGGCACACAGTAGTGAATCACGTCGTATTTACGGAACACCGGCTTGTTGTGCGTGGTGACTTCCGAAGTTTCAAAGCAACCGCCCTGGTCAATGCTCACATCAATAACCACCGAGCCGGGCGCCATCGTCGCAATCATGCTCTCGGGCACCATAAACGGCACGCGCCCTTCCTCGGCGTTGAGGGCTCCAATCACCACGTCGGCGCGGCGAATTTGCTGGCTGAGGGCAAACGTATCGAGGGTGCTGGTGTAGAGCTGCGTACCCAGGTTTTCCTTCAAGCGACGCAGCTTATAAAGATGGTTGTCGAACACTTTCACCTCGGCACCCAGACCGGTAGCGGCACGGGCTGCATACTCAGCTACGGTACCGGCGCCCAAAATCACCACCTGCGACGGCGGCACGCCTGTAATGCCGCCTAGAATTACACCCTTGCCCTCATTGGAGCGTGCCAAATACTCGGCCGCCACCAGCATCACGGTAGAGCCCGCAATTTCGGACATGGCCCGCACTACCGGCCGCGCCCCGAGGGGTCCTTGATCAACTCGAAGCTGATGGCATTGATTTTCTTACGCAGCAACGCCGTGATATACTCCGCCGACAACGACCCAAACTGCAAGGCCGAAATCAGCGTCTGGCCGTGGCGCAGCAGTTCCACTTCTTCCAGGGTAGGCGGGGCTACCTTCAGCACAATATCCGCTTCGTATACTTCTTTGGCCGAGTAGGCAATGGTGCCGCCCGCCTCGGAGTAGTCGTGGTCGGAGTACTTGCTGGGCTCACCGGCCCCACTCTCAATCATCACGTCATGGCCGCCTTCTACTAAGTGCTTCACGGCCTCGGGCGTGAGGCAAATGCGATTTTCTTGCAACGACGACTCCCGGGGCAAGCCAATGAAGAGCTTGCGGCGGCGGGTTTCGATGGCCAGCATCGACTCCTGCGTGAAGTAGGCGCGGCTCGCAGCCAGCGACTCAAATCCGGGGGGAACGGCTTCGGGCATTTGTTTTTAATTAAAAATTAAGAATTAAGAGTTAAAAATTTGTTTGCTGCCATTCCATCCTTATTCTTCCAGATGGTTGTAGACGGCTTTTAATTTTTAATTCTTAATTTTTAATTCTCGGGAAGAGGGTCCGGTAACGGTAAGGGTAAGGAGAAGATGATCTGTCGGCAGCAATTCGGCTACGCGGCTCGGCCATTCTATCAGGCAAAGATAACCCGAATCGAAGTATTCCTGTGCGCCCATGTGTACAGCTTCCTGCGGGTCGTTGAGGCGGTAGAAATCGAAGTGGTAGATGGGCTGATTCTGGGCGTCGCGGTATTCGTTGACCAACGAGAAGGTAGGCGAACTGACCTCCTCTGCCGGCACGCCCAGACTTTCGCACAACGCCTTGATGAAGGTGGTTTTGCCCGCTCCCATCTCCCCCTCAAAGCATAGGACAGTGGCCGTGCCCAGATGCTGGCGCAGCGCGGCCGCCGCTTCGGGTAGGGCCGCCAGCGAAGAAATAACGATGGGGTGTTCTTGTGCCATGGCGAAAACTAAAAGTGGCGCAAGTTCCGAAAGTTTTGGCGGAGTAGAAATGCCAAGGACGTTGCACCTCAGTGCGACCAAGGAGGGAAATTTCACGTGCCTCCACCAATTTCCGACGGTGTTACAGCCTACCAATGCACGCGCAACTTCTTCACACGGCCAATGGAATGTGCAACGAATAGTTTATCGTAGCTTTCATACCTCCTCCACACTACGCCTGTTCTATGCGCAAACCCTACCCCCTGCTGCTACTGTTAGTACCCGTACTGGCTTGCTCTCAACTGCCTACCAGTACCACTGCCACCACCTACTACCCCGGCCGGGGCAACGCCTGGAAAACCCGCGCCCCTGCGGAAGTAGGCATGAACGCGGCCCGGCTGGAAGAAGCCGTCGAGTTCGCCAAAACCCAGGAAACCACCCAGATTGCGTCGGATTTTAGTAATCAGGCCGAAATCTTTGGGACGCCGCTGGGGCCGCTACCGCCCGGCCGCGCTGCCACCAATGGCCTGGTTCTGCGCCATGGCTACATTGTGGCCGAGTGGGGCAACACCCAGCGCCCCGATCCTACCTACAGCGTGGCCAAAAGCATGCTCTCCACGGTGCTGGGCATTACGCTGGATAAAGGAATGATTAAGGACATCCACGACCCGGTGGCGCAGTACGTGCCCGACGGCGGCTACGCATCGGCGCACAACCAGCCCATCACCTGGGAGCAGCACGCCCGCCAAACCAGCGAGTGGGAAGGCGAGTTATGGGGCAAAAACGCCGATTTTATCGGGCACGAGGCCTTTGGCAAGGGTGAGCGGAAGCCCCGCACACTGCAAGCGCCCGGCACCTATTGGGAATACAACGATGTGCGCATCAACCGCTTCTCACTCTCCTTGCTCACGCTCTGGCAAAAGCCCCTACCCCAGGTGGTGAAGGAGCAGATTATGGACCCCATCGGCGCGTCGGACACGTGGCAGTATCTGCCTTATTTCAACTCGATGGCCGTAATACATGGTCGGCCCCTACCCTCGGTGAGCGGCGGCACGCGCTGGGGCGCGGGCCTGTGGATCAGTGCCCGCGACGAGGCCCGTTTTGGTTACCTCATGCTGCGCCAGGGCCAGTGGGGCACCCGCCAGATCGTGTCGCGCGACTGGGTGCGCCAGGCCACTACCCGCGGCCCCATCGGCCCTGACTACGGCTACCTTTGGTGGCTGAATACCGAGCAAAAAGCCTGGCCCCACGCCCCGGCTACCAGCTTTGCGGCCCTGGGTGCCGGCTCTAATACCATCTGGATTGACCCCGAGCACGACATCGTGCTTGTGTGGCGCTGGCACAATGGGAATCCGGATGAGCTGATTAAGCGGGTGCTGGCAGCGGTAGAAAAGTGAGGTAGTAGTTTCTCATCTGTCATCCTGAGCAGCGCGAAGAACCTTCTCACGCGTAAACGAGTCGTTGGTACGCTTATCGTTCTCATGTGATAGGGTCCTTCGCAAGCGGACGCCAGATAGAGGATGACAGGGCTGGTTCTCATATTCTAGCTAACTCCCAATTACCTGCATCGTACCTTCGCAGTAAGTACCCCATCACCCCCAACTACCCGCACAATGCAAGTTTCCCGCATGGCCGGCAGCCTTATCGGCTCCGAAATCATCAAGATCGGCAACGAAGTAAACGATATGATTCGCAAGGGGGAGCAGATTTGCAACCTCACCATTGGCGACTTCACCCCCAGCATCTTCCCTATTCCGGAGCAGCTGCGCGATGCTATTACGGACGCCTACGCGGCCGGCCACACCAACTACCCACCCGCCAACGGCACGTTGGATCTGCGCACCGCTGCCGCCGACTTCTTGCACCAGCGTCTGCATCTGGACTACTCACCCAACGATTTGCTGGTGGCTGGCGGCTCGCGGCCGCTCATCTACGCCACCTACTTGGCCCTGGTAGACCCTGGCGACAAAGTAGTGTTTCCTACTCCTTCCTGGAACAACAACCACTACTGCCACCTCTCCGGCGCCGAGGCAATAGCAGTGGAAACCCTACCCGAAAACAACTTTATGCCTACCGCCGCCGAGCTGGCCCCGCACCTGTCGGGCGCTACCTTGCTGGCGCTTTGCTCCCCGCTGAACCCCACGGGCACCATGTTCACCCGCGACGGCCTGCTGGAAATCTGCGACCTGGTAGTAGCCGAAAACCAGCGGCGCCAACCCGGCGAGAAGCCGCTCTACCTGCTCTACGACCAGATTTACTGGATGCTGACCTTCGGTGACGCTCAGCACTTCGACCCAGTGAGCCTGCGCCCCGAGCTGCGCGACTACACTCTCTACATCGATGGCATCTCGAAGTGCCTGGCTGCCACCGGCGTGCGCGTGGGCTATGCCTTTGGGCCAGCAGTGGTAATTGACAAGATGAAGGCTATCCTGGGCCACGTAGGCGCCTGGGCCCCCAAAGCGGAGCAAATGGCCACCGCCGCCTACCTCGCCAACGACGCGGCCGTGGATGCCTTTATTCCCGCATTCAAAGACAAGCTTCAGCAGAGCCTACAGGCCCTGTACAACGGCTTACAGGCGCTGAAAGCGCAGGGCTACCCCGTAGATGCCATTGTGCCGATGGGTGCTATCTACCTCACGGCCAAGCTCGACGTATTAGGCAAAACCACGCCGGATGGGCAGCAGCTCAGCACGACGAAAGAATTGACTTCCTACCTAATCAGCGAGGCACGCTTGGCGCTGGTACCATTCAGCGCGTTTGGCACCAACGAGACGGACCCGTGGTTCCGCATGTCGGTAGGCGGGGCCTCGCTGGAGTCAATTGAGGCGGCATTGCCGCGGCTGCGCGCCGCCTTGGATGCACTTCAATAAGAAGCGCTCTGACGCTTTCCGGCCCGGTGCCGGCGGACTTCTCCCCTAGCGGAGCGCCGCCTGCACCGGGCCAATTTCGTTTTATGGACGATTAGCTGTATAATAGGGTGGGATTATACTTTTATCAATAAAAACATACATAAGTTGTATGATTTTACTTTTTAATAGCATAGTCTTGTAATTCCGTTGCGTTGCAAAGTAGCAGTTACTGCCTTGTATTTGCTCACTTTCCGGATCGGCTCTGCGCTGCGTTCTGCT from Hymenobacter aerilatus harbors:
- a CDS encoding BLUF domain-containing protein; the encoded protein is MHLNHIVYISRAVRPLTDQDLHELLEQCRRDNNKNHITGILFYSHGNIAQLFEGEPEATEALFSRIKRDGRHSHVQKLVDKPIDVRSFPDWHMAFHPLESAGFSQLQGFLLPDRVPAPPDTLTIADAMLIELVRLAVFGPPNTPAFPAMPRPTSA
- a CDS encoding pyridoxal phosphate-dependent aminotransferase, whose product is MQVSRMAGSLIGSEIIKIGNEVNDMIRKGEQICNLTIGDFTPSIFPIPEQLRDAITDAYAAGHTNYPPANGTLDLRTAAADFLHQRLHLDYSPNDLLVAGGSRPLIYATYLALVDPGDKVVFPTPSWNNNHYCHLSGAEAIAVETLPENNFMPTAAELAPHLSGATLLALCSPLNPTGTMFTRDGLLEICDLVVAENQRRQPGEKPLYLLYDQIYWMLTFGDAQHFDPVSLRPELRDYTLYIDGISKCLAATGVRVGYAFGPAVVIDKMKAILGHVGAWAPKAEQMATAAYLANDAAVDAFIPAFKDKLQQSLQALYNGLQALKAQGYPVDAIVPMGAIYLTAKLDVLGKTTPDGQQLSTTKELTSYLISEARLALVPFSAFGTNETDPWFRMSVGGASLESIEAALPRLRAALDALQ
- a CDS encoding IS1/IS1595 family N-terminal zinc-binding domain-containing protein is translated as MSALVCPKCNSPEATKSGVIDGRQRFKCKQCGYHYTVAKVGKEINSYYVIKALQLYIEGVSYREIERLLGVSHVSVMNWVKKYGVKAPRQTDYHPTYKILNQKELADFFQNPANVQGAGLVVTELGDKYMMIRWERFKQG
- a CDS encoding MFS transporter, which encodes MEHSVNPGYGAVADAPIAHDNNTVSTKTIWQVITASSVGTVIEWYDFYIFGSLAAIIGPVLFGHAGKIEDTLLGALAVFGAGFVVRPFGAMFFGRLGDMIGRKYTFLVTLLIMGGATFVTGLIPSYDTIGIAAPVVVVILRLLQGLALGGEYGGATTYVAEYAPDKQRGYYTSFIQITATGGLILSISVLLITRKIVGEDAFKEWGWRIPFLLSGFLVIASYYIRRKLHESPLFAKAKATGTTSKSPLRDSFVNPVNRRLVLIALFGVTMGQGVIFYTSQFQVFTFMNSTLKLDIVDSSIIMVVSMLLATPLFVYFGSLSDRIGRKRIIMTGMICGALFTAPLFYGIKAFAGPLTEITPATVDAAGKAVPAVMKALTPNVPAMTALIFCLVVFVTMVYGPIAAYLVELFPTKVRYTSLSVPYHIGNGIFGGFVPLVATSIGVWAAAQPEGTFAKEHSSLLGLIYPIAIALICFFVGMIYMKDVRNVRLMDE
- a CDS encoding PAS domain-containing sensor histidine kinase, whose product is MREQHLHALLHHLPAGVATLEGSDLRYGYLNKAMQELLGKSVAEGQCVTDHPGVLPPDLVDVLHQVYRTGTAYVAKACSLPLPAHNGQEAVSRCYDLVLEPVYDDEQEITGLVLFAVDVTTQEEARQRAHTLAMETRRLDARLRVLTETVPQITFSLDAAGIYEYVSPQWYYFTGQPPTADLNAIWPLLIHPDDRLRVLYQGDTARKTGTGWSYEYRLRRHDGQYRWMLSRALPELHAPDRPVFWHGALTEVHDQRELSDALRRGEAELRFLADSIPELIWTATAEGFIDYYNHYTGEYSGLTKEELGPTGWVNLLEPRKQAEAARQWVQSVATGEPFEGLFRMRRHDGQYRWHIIRARQLTDERGPRWFGACTDVDDQHRLREVLQVQYDELARTNRDLDTFVYTASHDLKQPLFNLRGLFEELRRSATFNDPEEEQLISMVDDSLHQLDSTLQELAATVQDQRGLSAPAEQLDLRHITEDVLLGLRAQIQASGATVHVEVAEAPTLLYGRANLRSVLHNLLSNALKFAHPERLPVITLRSYLSAADHPVLMVQDNGLGMRVPKASSTAFQPFTRQHPQVGGSGVGLYLVQRILTSRGGRLEVASTIGEGTTFTLHWFEA
- a CDS encoding serine hydrolase domain-containing protein gives rise to the protein MRKPYPLLLLLVPVLACSQLPTSTTATTYYPGRGNAWKTRAPAEVGMNAARLEEAVEFAKTQETTQIASDFSNQAEIFGTPLGPLPPGRAATNGLVLRHGYIVAEWGNTQRPDPTYSVAKSMLSTVLGITLDKGMIKDIHDPVAQYVPDGGYASAHNQPITWEQHARQTSEWEGELWGKNADFIGHEAFGKGERKPRTLQAPGTYWEYNDVRINRFSLSLLTLWQKPLPQVVKEQIMDPIGASDTWQYLPYFNSMAVIHGRPLPSVSGGTRWGAGLWISARDEARFGYLMLRQGQWGTRQIVSRDWVRQATTRGPIGPDYGYLWWLNTEQKAWPHAPATSFAALGAGSNTIWIDPEHDIVLVWRWHNGNPDELIKRVLAAVEK
- the tsaE gene encoding tRNA (adenosine(37)-N6)-threonylcarbamoyltransferase complex ATPase subunit type 1 TsaE, producing the protein MAQEHPIVISSLAALPEAAAALRQHLGTATVLCFEGEMGAGKTTFIKALCESLGVPAEEVSSPTFSLVNEYRDAQNQPIYHFDFYRLNDPQEAVHMGAQEYFDSGYLCLIEWPSRVAELLPTDHLLLTLTVTGPSSRELKIKN
- a CDS encoding VIT1/CCC1 transporter family protein yields the protein MTLVCLLLFSYFKSRLTGQPTAWGILKMAGTGALAAAAAFGVARQFS